One window of the Clostridium sp. MB40-C1 genome contains the following:
- a CDS encoding 3'-5' exoribonuclease YhaM family protein: MDILFKNISEFEVNDKIEGIFIIKGSECRTASNSKKYLDFTIGDKSGEINAKFWNYKEGDEEIYTPNTLIKVRGSVTVWQSNIQFKIDRIRVTNKHDKVDISDFVPSAPNSSEEMYEEILSYISKIENDDIRKIVETIIDEKSEKLMHYPAAKKNHHAVRSGLLYHTTTMLKAGEKLSEIYKFINTDLLYGGIILHDIAKIDEMDASELGIVSDYTVEGQLLGHIIQGVKNIEVVAKKVNADKEISMLLQHMILSHHYEAEYGSPKKPMIPEAQMLHYLDILDASLYDMKKALSETKEGQFSNSIYSLDKRRIYKMKVMNEDE, encoded by the coding sequence ATGGACATATTATTTAAGAATATATCAGAATTTGAGGTTAATGATAAAATAGAAGGAATTTTTATTATAAAGGGTAGTGAGTGTAGAACAGCAAGTAATAGTAAAAAATATTTAGATTTTACTATAGGTGATAAAAGTGGGGAAATAAATGCTAAATTTTGGAATTACAAAGAAGGAGACGAGGAGATATATACGCCTAATACTCTTATAAAGGTAAGAGGAAGTGTTACAGTATGGCAGAGTAATATACAGTTTAAAATAGATAGAATAAGAGTCACAAATAAACACGATAAGGTAGATATATCTGATTTTGTTCCTTCAGCTCCTAATTCTTCAGAGGAAATGTATGAGGAAATTTTAAGCTATATATCAAAAATAGAAAATGATGATATAAGAAAGATTGTTGAAACTATTATAGATGAAAAATCAGAGAAACTTATGCATTATCCAGCAGCTAAAAAGAATCATCACGCTGTAAGATCAGGGCTTTTATATCATACAACTACTATGTTGAAAGCAGGAGAAAAATTAAGTGAGATATATAAATTTATAAATACGGATTTACTATATGGTGGAATAATTCTTCATGATATTGCCAAAATTGATGAAATGGATGCTAGTGAGCTTGGAATAGTAAGCGATTATACAGTAGAAGGACAGCTACTAGGACATATTATACAAGGAGTTAAAAATATAGAGGTAGTTGCGAAAAAGGTTAATGCAGATAAAGAAATCTCAATGCTACTTCAGCATATGATATTATCTCACCATTATGAAGCTGAATATGGAAGTCCTAAAAAGCCTATGATTCCAGAAGCTCAAATGCTTCATTATCTAGATATTTTAGATGCCAGTCTTTATGATATGAAGAAAGCTTTAAGTGAAACAAAGGAAGGACAGTTCTCAAATAGTATTTATTCATTAGATAAGAGAAGAATATATAAAATGAAAGTAATGAACGAGGATGAATAA
- a CDS encoding AraC family transcriptional regulator, whose protein sequence is MKNFKRRKLSNTFTKLLSSYLIIISVILSLSSVAFYVSYKRILVKQGSENSSTLLQQANYYTSFNFNWAKSLLYSLYLDENVNTLIYSYNQKDTLSALSKIDNIRNFSPYIDSVYIYNKNNNSFYSSEPNLASKSKYEYVLRNILKTNNETFTNDFIANKIEIYSNNRIISKNIFSIVLSNVKSTKDSLPHGALILNIDANELSKYFKQSHNISKNLFAINNSGQIILSSDSNDFLKDISDKPYIKRILNSSDKKGNFITSINNTTFLVTYISSENSNAKFINIIPYEQLMGEMSGKVKYLFALALVLFLIGIIPSYFMSNKIYTPINRIMEQVQSTSAFDDILKNNNCKNELEYLSAAISYITAKPSYIDELSLDELVFIRKIVLKDLLKNRTSSVTSKNDISIFDKLNINIDKSNLIAIIFKIDFIDDFYRDYSSKDDRNLIRFRLKNIINDSLSSGFQTESLIEENLIISIISFDEQSYNNFLPQNLIENIENIQNNTKTNLSVSVSASIGDCINNLNDLFKSFDSAKNYMRYTFKYGSSSILYNEKILRDISYKYNYDEKLESSLYESIKLGNLDKLQLSLDNLFIQISNYSYDDMILAITNLFIKSEKVINDLCSIYNEADTIETKDYLDNLKNFQSISSVKEFLFELYKEVIESLNLKKLNKTNTLVNDVKGYIDINFANTSLSIPEIADKFSISPNYLRSIFKNTTGVSLSKYINNCRFDKAQEFLINTDLTINDIALKVGYVNTNYFFTAFKKMYGISPAQYRSINKK, encoded by the coding sequence ATGAAAAATTTCAAAAGAAGAAAATTAAGTAATACTTTTACAAAACTTTTAAGTTCATATTTAATTATTATTTCAGTTATACTTTCTTTATCTTCTGTTGCCTTTTATGTAAGTTATAAAAGGATACTAGTAAAACAAGGTTCAGAAAATTCTTCAACTTTACTTCAACAAGCTAACTATTATACAAGTTTTAATTTTAATTGGGCAAAATCCTTATTATATAGTTTATATTTGGATGAAAACGTGAACACTTTGATATATAGCTATAATCAAAAAGATACGTTATCTGCTTTATCTAAAATAGATAATATAAGGAATTTCTCTCCTTATATAGATTCGGTTTATATATATAATAAAAATAATAATTCTTTTTATTCTTCTGAACCTAATTTAGCTTCAAAGTCTAAATACGAGTATGTTTTACGAAATATATTAAAAACAAATAATGAAACTTTCACTAACGATTTTATCGCCAATAAAATAGAAATTTATTCCAATAATAGGATAATAAGCAAAAATATCTTTTCAATTGTTTTATCTAATGTAAAATCTACTAAGGATTCACTCCCTCACGGGGCTCTTATTTTAAATATTGATGCAAATGAACTTAGTAAATATTTCAAACAAAGCCACAATATATCTAAAAACCTATTTGCTATAAATAATAGTGGTCAAATTATACTAAGCTCTGATTCAAATGATTTTTTGAAGGATATTTCAGATAAACCTTATATTAAACGTATACTTAATTCTTCTGATAAAAAAGGTAACTTTATTACTTCCATAAACAATACTACCTTTTTAGTTACCTATATATCTTCTGAAAACAGTAACGCAAAATTTATAAATATAATACCTTATGAACAACTTATGGGAGAAATGAGTGGAAAAGTAAAATATTTGTTTGCACTTGCCTTAGTTCTGTTTTTAATCGGTATAATACCTTCATATTTTATGTCAAATAAAATATACACTCCTATTAATCGAATAATGGAACAGGTACAATCTACAAGCGCTTTTGATGATATTTTAAAGAATAATAATTGTAAAAATGAATTAGAATACTTGTCTGCAGCTATAAGCTATATAACTGCAAAACCTTCATATATAGATGAATTATCATTAGATGAGTTAGTGTTTATAAGAAAAATTGTCTTAAAAGATTTATTAAAAAACAGGACAAGTAGTGTAACATCAAAGAATGATATATCTATATTTGATAAATTAAATATAAATATAGACAAAAGTAATCTAATTGCTATAATCTTTAAAATAGATTTTATAGATGATTTTTATAGAGACTACTCATCTAAAGATGACCGAAACTTAATAAGATTTAGGTTGAAAAATATAATAAATGATAGTCTCTCTTCCGGCTTCCAAACAGAATCTTTAATAGAAGAAAACCTTATAATATCTATTATTAGTTTTGATGAACAATCTTATAATAATTTTTTACCACAAAATCTTATTGAAAATATTGAAAATATACAAAACAATACTAAAACCAATTTAAGTGTTTCAGTTTCAGCTAGTATAGGCGATTGTATAAATAATTTAAATGATCTATTTAAATCTTTTGATAGTGCTAAAAACTATATGCGTTATACCTTTAAATATGGATCAAGTTCAATTTTGTATAATGAAAAAATATTAAGAGATATCTCATACAAGTATAATTATGATGAAAAATTAGAAAGTTCCTTATATGAATCTATAAAGCTAGGAAATCTAGATAAACTACAACTTTCTTTAGATAATTTATTTATACAAATTTCAAATTACTCTTATGACGATATGATATTAGCTATAACTAATTTATTTATAAAATCTGAAAAGGTCATAAATGACCTATGTAGCATATATAACGAAGCTGACACTATTGAAACTAAGGATTATTTAGATAACTTGAAAAATTTCCAATCCATCTCTTCTGTAAAAGAGTTTTTATTTGAATTATATAAAGAAGTTATAGAAAGCTTAAATCTAAAGAAACTTAATAAAACAAATACTTTGGTTAATGATGTAAAAGGATATATAGATATAAATTTTGCTAATACATCATTATCTATACCAGAAATTGCAGATAAATTTAGTATTTCACCAAATTATTTAAGATCTATTTTCAAAAATACTACAGGTGTATCTCTTTCTAAATATATAAATAATTGTAGATTTGACAAAGCACAAGAATTTCTTATTAATACAGACTTAACTATTAATGATATTGCACTTAAGGTAGGTTATGTTAATACTAATTATTTCTTTACTGCTTTTAAAAAGATGTATGGCATATCCCCTGCTCAATATAGGAGCATAAACAAAAAATAA